One part of the Parabacteroides distasonis ATCC 8503 genome encodes these proteins:
- a CDS encoding V-type ATP synthase subunit I — translation MIVKMSKYAFMVFHKEYDTFLSTLRDLGVVHIKETNSVMDNERLQELLAERKQINTLMRYFKNLHAAEKDVKFAPARELTKEEGLKLVRKIEELQDKKAQLIASKQSIEKDLAYMEIWGEFSYQNINRLKRAGYDVTFFTCPTAKYEPEWGVLYNAILINNFQSVTYFITITKEGTLIDIDAERPKMPVQGLAKLRARLDQRTKDIQNVEDELKHRAVEDYKTLEEFDKNLQDEFNLSNALVQTDRQAGDKLMLLEGWVPTENAPALEHELDKQGYFFQQLEIEDGDKVPIKLRNNKFSKLYEPITKMFSLPNYGELDPTPLFAPFFMLFFGLCFGDGGYGLLVMIACTILKKKVNPDFKPYLTLFQYLGFAALLVGTCTGSFFGVALADIPALSKIKNYFVNSDNLMTFSIVIGLVQIIFGKCVAAYKIKIQKGTKHSIAPFAWVFVIISLALAFGLPMLNVHLPNAVVMVCYGIAILGLVVAYLYNTPGKNVFLNFGTGLWNTYNMASGLLGDTLSYIRLFAIGLTGSILGGVFNTLAVTMTDGMNIVARAICMLLILLVGHSINIALCTISSLVHPLRLIFVEYYKNAEFEGGGKAYEPFRKA, via the coding sequence ATGATAGTAAAGATGAGTAAATATGCCTTTATGGTGTTCCATAAGGAGTATGATACGTTCCTTTCTACGCTTCGTGACTTAGGTGTCGTCCATATCAAGGAGACAAACTCCGTGATGGATAACGAGAGGTTGCAAGAGCTTCTGGCTGAGCGTAAACAGATCAATACGCTGATGCGTTACTTTAAGAACCTCCATGCGGCGGAGAAAGACGTTAAGTTTGCCCCGGCCCGTGAGTTGACGAAAGAGGAAGGCTTGAAGTTGGTGCGTAAGATAGAGGAATTGCAAGATAAGAAAGCGCAATTGATCGCTTCCAAGCAATCGATCGAGAAGGATCTGGCTTATATGGAAATATGGGGTGAGTTCAGTTATCAGAATATCAACCGTCTGAAAAGAGCGGGATACGATGTTACGTTCTTTACCTGTCCTACCGCTAAGTACGAGCCGGAATGGGGCGTGCTGTATAACGCCATTCTGATCAATAACTTCCAATCGGTAACGTATTTTATCACGATTACCAAGGAAGGTACCTTGATCGATATAGACGCTGAACGTCCGAAGATGCCGGTTCAAGGATTGGCGAAGTTGCGTGCCCGTCTGGATCAACGTACCAAGGATATCCAGAATGTGGAGGATGAGCTGAAACATCGTGCCGTGGAGGATTATAAAACGTTGGAGGAATTCGATAAGAACCTGCAGGACGAGTTTAATCTTTCTAATGCGTTAGTGCAGACAGACCGGCAAGCGGGTGATAAGCTCATGTTGTTGGAAGGTTGGGTGCCGACGGAAAACGCTCCGGCCTTGGAGCACGAGCTGGATAAGCAAGGTTATTTCTTCCAGCAATTAGAGATCGAGGATGGGGATAAGGTGCCTATCAAGTTACGGAATAATAAATTCAGTAAGCTGTACGAGCCTATCACGAAGATGTTCTCCTTGCCTAATTACGGTGAACTTGATCCGACCCCGTTGTTCGCCCCGTTCTTTATGCTGTTCTTCGGACTTTGTTTCGGCGATGGCGGATACGGTTTGTTGGTCATGATCGCTTGTACGATCTTGAAGAAGAAGGTGAACCCGGACTTCAAGCCTTATTTGACCTTGTTCCAGTATTTAGGTTTCGCCGCCTTATTGGTGGGTACTTGTACGGGATCTTTCTTCGGAGTGGCCTTGGCGGATATCCCGGCTTTGTCAAAGATCAAGAACTACTTTGTGAATAGCGACAACTTGATGACATTCTCTATTGTCATCGGTTTGGTACAGATCATATTCGGTAAATGTGTCGCTGCTTACAAGATCAAGATACAGAAAGGAACGAAACACAGTATTGCTCCGTTCGCTTGGGTGTTCGTGATCATATCCTTGGCGTTGGCGTTCGGACTTCCGATGTTGAACGTTCACTTGCCGAACGCTGTCGTTATGGTATGTTACGGAATCGCCATCTTGGGTCTGGTTGTCGCTTATCTGTACAATACACCGGGCAAGAACGTATTCTTGAACTTTGGTACCGGACTTTGGAACACGTACAATATGGCCTCCGGATTGCTGGGTGATACGTTATCATACATTCGTTTGTTCGCTATCGGTCTGACCGGTTCCATCTTGGGTGGCGTATTTAATACGTTGGCGGTTACGATGACAGACGGTATGAATATCGTGGCACGTGCGATTTGTATGTTGTTGATCTTGTTAGTGGGTCACTCCATCAATATCGCTCTTTGTACGATCAGCTCCTTGGTACACCCGCTTCGTTTGATCTTCGTGGAATATTACAAGAACGCAGAGTTCGAAGGTGGAGGTAAGGCTTATGAGCCATTCAGAAAAGCATAA
- a CDS encoding BlaI/MecI/CopY family transcriptional regulator produces MKRLTAKEEEIMGWFWQKGPLFVKELLEYYEEPKPHFNTLSTIVRGLEEKSFLAHKNFGNSYQYYAVLTEKEYSNGTLKNVIAKYFNNSYLGVVSTLIKEEDISVDDLRKLIDDVEQGNRK; encoded by the coding sequence ATGAAACGACTTACGGCGAAAGAAGAAGAAATCATGGGCTGGTTCTGGCAGAAAGGCCCATTGTTCGTGAAGGAGCTACTTGAATATTACGAGGAGCCTAAACCTCATTTCAATACCCTTTCTACGATTGTCCGAGGCTTGGAGGAGAAAAGTTTCCTCGCCCATAAGAATTTCGGGAATAGCTATCAATATTATGCGGTCTTAACAGAAAAGGAGTATAGCAACGGTACGTTGAAAAATGTGATCGCTAAGTATTTCAATAATTCTTATCTGGGGGTTGTCTCTACGCTGATCAAGGAAGAGGATATCTCTGTGGATGATCTGCGAAAACTAATAGATGATGTAGAACAAGGGAATCGTAAATAA
- the pheS gene encoding phenylalanine--tRNA ligase subunit alpha, whose translation MLDKIKALLQEVENMKAANAEELEALRIKYLSKKGEISALMNDFRNVAADQKREVGKYLNELKETTQSKINELKESFENVQTANDDIDLTRTAYPIELGTRHPLSLVKKEICDIFGRLGFSIAEGPEIEDDWHVFSSLNFAEDHPARDMQDTFFIQHNPDVLLRTHTSSVQTRVMEKQEPPIRIICPGRVYRNEAISYRAHCFFHQVEALYVDKNVSFADLKQALLFFAKEMFSPDTKIRLRPSYFPFTEPSAEMDISCNICGGKGCPFCKGTGWVEILGCGMVDPNVLENCGIDSKVYSGYALGMGIERITNLKYQVKDLRMFSENDVRFLRQFESAN comes from the coding sequence ATGCTCGATAAAATTAAGGCTCTGCTTCAAGAAGTAGAGAATATGAAAGCGGCAAATGCCGAGGAACTAGAAGCTTTACGTATAAAGTATCTCAGCAAAAAAGGCGAGATATCGGCGTTGATGAATGATTTCCGTAATGTAGCGGCTGATCAAAAACGTGAGGTTGGCAAATACTTGAACGAACTAAAGGAAACAACCCAGAGCAAGATCAACGAATTAAAAGAAAGCTTTGAGAATGTACAGACCGCAAACGATGATATCGATTTGACTCGTACGGCTTACCCGATCGAACTAGGCACTCGTCATCCTCTATCACTTGTAAAGAAAGAAATTTGCGATATATTCGGACGGTTAGGATTCAGCATCGCTGAGGGACCGGAAATCGAGGACGACTGGCATGTCTTCTCTTCCTTGAATTTCGCCGAGGACCATCCTGCCCGCGATATGCAAGATACGTTCTTTATCCAGCATAACCCGGATGTATTGCTTCGCACACATACTTCTTCCGTACAGACCCGAGTAATGGAAAAGCAAGAACCGCCTATTCGTATCATCTGTCCGGGACGTGTATATCGTAATGAGGCTATCTCCTATCGTGCTCACTGTTTCTTCCATCAAGTAGAAGCGTTATATGTAGATAAGAACGTCTCATTCGCCGACTTGAAACAAGCCTTGTTGTTCTTCGCCAAGGAAATGTTCAGTCCGGATACAAAAATTCGCTTGCGTCCTTCTTACTTCCCGTTCACGGAGCCATCCGCCGAGATGGACATCTCCTGCAACATTTGTGGAGGTAAGGGTTGCCCCTTCTGTAAAGGAACCGGTTGGGTAGAGATCCTCGGTTGCGGTATGGTAGACCCGAACGTGCTTGAGAACTGCGGTATCGATAGCAAGGTTTATTCAGGCTACGCATTGGGAATGGGTATCGAGCGTATTACCAATTTGAAATACCAAGTAAAAGACTTACGCATGTTCTCGGAAAACGATGTTCGTTTCTTGAGACAGTTTGAGTCGGCCAATTAA
- a CDS encoding GNAT family N-acetyltransferase: MFTIKKATIDDRSLIHDLASRIWENTYGKILSKEQLDYMFDMMYAPDNILKQMEELHHQYFIILADDMPAGYLSIEKTGENTYNFQKIYSLPEMHGTGIGRFIIEQGINYLKEVHTGPFTIELYVNRYNPAIGFYRHMGLREIGTRDHHIGNGYFMNDYIMGMEVENK, encoded by the coding sequence ATGTTTACGATTAAAAAAGCGACTATTGATGACCGTTCTCTTATTCATGACCTTGCCTCACGCATTTGGGAGAACACGTATGGAAAGATACTTTCTAAAGAGCAATTGGATTATATGTTCGATATGATGTACGCTCCGGATAACATTCTTAAACAAATGGAAGAGTTACATCATCAATATTTTATTATATTGGCGGACGATATGCCGGCAGGCTATTTATCCATAGAGAAAACAGGTGAAAACACGTACAATTTTCAAAAGATCTATTCCCTACCGGAAATGCATGGCACGGGAATCGGGCGTTTTATCATCGAACAAGGTATTAACTATTTGAAGGAGGTACATACCGGACCTTTCACTATAGAATTATACGTAAACCGCTACAATCCCGCCATAGGCTTCTACAGACATATGGGATTACGGGAAATAGGCACACGGGACCATCATATAGGAAACGGCTATTTCATGAACGATTATATCATGGGCATGGAAGTGGAGAATAAATAG
- a CDS encoding DUF4934 domain-containing protein produces MIFAYICKVGLFGSLCAGMFLTSCMERENEEASKRVIEVGKAISSPAELKASDYFDEIRYVPLETRDDCLVGSSPDIKLLDKYILITSANRQCLLFDKATGKFKCQIGHVGKDPGGYRNVDCLVDELNGRLLFNGWGHDLISYNLDGNYIGKIELLIFLRKYS; encoded by the coding sequence ATGATTTTCGCGTATATATGCAAGGTAGGCTTGTTCGGCTCCCTCTGTGCGGGAATGTTTCTAACCTCCTGTATGGAGCGTGAAAACGAAGAAGCGAGCAAGCGGGTGATTGAGGTAGGTAAAGCTATCTCATCGCCTGCCGAGCTGAAAGCCTCTGATTATTTTGATGAGATCCGGTATGTCCCTTTAGAGACGAGGGATGATTGTCTAGTCGGAAGTTCTCCTGATATCAAGTTATTGGATAAATATATTCTGATCACTTCCGCTAACCGGCAATGTCTTTTGTTTGATAAGGCTACAGGAAAGTTTAAATGTCAGATAGGGCATGTAGGGAAGGATCCGGGTGGCTATAGAAACGTAGACTGCTTGGTGGACGAGTTGAACGGGCGTTTGCTGTTTAATGGATGGGGACATGATTTGATTAGCTATAATCTGGATGGCAATTATATCGGAAAAATAGAGCTTCTTATTTTTCTAAGAAAGTATTCTTGA
- the crcB gene encoding fluoride efflux transporter CrcB, whose protein sequence is MIKVFLLIIGGAIGSALRFGVSTWMQRSMLYSFPFGILSVNVIGSFLIGFCWSIAEAYNFSINTRAFLFTGLFGGFTTFSSFALDTMVLMRTGEYKMALLNVLASNILGLIAVFLGIILGKNIITMIK, encoded by the coding sequence ATGATAAAGGTTTTTCTTTTAATAATAGGAGGAGCTATCGGATCTGCGCTACGGTTCGGAGTTTCCACGTGGATGCAACGATCGATGCTTTACTCCTTTCCTTTTGGTATCTTGTCGGTCAATGTGATCGGCTCCTTTTTAATCGGCTTCTGCTGGAGTATAGCGGAAGCCTATAATTTTTCTATCAATACAAGAGCTTTCCTATTCACTGGTCTTTTCGGTGGTTTCACGACTTTCTCTTCTTTTGCTCTCGACACGATGGTACTTATGCGTACCGGAGAATACAAGATGGCACTACTCAATGTACTTGCCAGTAATATCCTTGGTTTGATAGCGGTCTTCCTTGGGATCATACTTGGGAAGAATATCATTACAATGATCAAGTAA
- a CDS encoding V-type ATP synthase subunit B, giving the protein MATKAFQKIYTKITQITKATCSLKATGVGYDELASVDGKLAQVVKIIGDEVTLQVFSGTEGIRTNAEVVFMGKAPSLKVGDQLAGRFFNAYGEPIDGGPIPEGREVEIGGPSVNPVRRKQPSELIATGIAGIDLNNTLVTGQKIPFFADPDQPFNQVMAMVALRAKSDKIILGGMGMTNDDYLFFKNTFSNAGALDRIVSFINTTEDPSVERILIPDMALSAAEYFAVEKNEKVLVLLTDMTNYADALAIVSNRMDQIPSKDSMPGSLYSDLAKIYEKAVQFPAGGSITIIAVTTLSGGDITHAVPDNTGYITEGQLYLRRDSDVGKVIVDPFRSLSRLKQLVTGKKTREDHPQVMNAAVRLYADAANAKTKLENGFDLTDYDNRTLSFAKDYSSKLLAIDVNLDTTEMLDVAWGLFARYFSPEEVNIKQGLVDKYWK; this is encoded by the coding sequence ATGGCAACAAAAGCATTTCAAAAAATATATACGAAGATTACCCAGATCACAAAAGCTACCTGTTCGCTGAAAGCAACGGGAGTTGGGTATGATGAGTTGGCCTCTGTAGACGGAAAGCTGGCTCAGGTGGTAAAGATTATCGGCGACGAGGTGACGTTGCAGGTATTCTCCGGAACGGAAGGTATCCGTACGAATGCCGAGGTGGTATTCATGGGGAAGGCCCCTTCCTTGAAAGTAGGTGACCAGTTAGCCGGACGTTTCTTCAACGCTTATGGCGAGCCTATCGATGGCGGTCCGATCCCCGAGGGACGTGAGGTCGAGATCGGTGGTCCGTCCGTGAACCCGGTACGTCGTAAACAACCCTCTGAATTAATCGCTACGGGTATCGCCGGTATCGACTTGAATAATACCTTGGTAACCGGTCAGAAGATCCCGTTCTTCGCCGACCCCGACCAGCCTTTCAACCAAGTTATGGCGATGGTAGCCTTGCGTGCGAAGTCCGATAAGATTATCTTGGGAGGTATGGGTATGACGAACGACGACTACCTGTTCTTTAAGAATACATTTAGTAACGCCGGTGCCCTAGACCGTATCGTTAGTTTTATCAACACGACCGAGGACCCGTCCGTAGAGCGTATCTTGATCCCGGATATGGCGTTGAGCGCCGCTGAGTATTTCGCCGTGGAGAAGAACGAGAAGGTCTTGGTATTGCTTACCGATATGACCAACTACGCCGATGCCTTGGCGATCGTATCAAACCGTATGGACCAGATCCCGTCTAAGGACTCTATGCCGGGTTCCTTATATTCGGATTTGGCGAAGATTTACGAGAAAGCCGTTCAATTCCCGGCGGGAGGTTCCATCACGATTATCGCCGTAACGACCTTATCCGGTGGTGATATCACGCATGCCGTACCTGATAATACGGGTTATATCACGGAAGGTCAGTTGTATTTGCGTCGTGATAGCGATGTGGGTAAGGTCATCGTCGATCCGTTCCGAAGCTTGTCTCGTTTGAAACAGCTGGTAACCGGAAAGAAGACCCGTGAGGATCATCCACAGGTAATGAACGCCGCCGTACGTTTGTATGCCGATGCCGCCAACGCTAAGACCAAGCTGGAGAATGGTTTCGACTTGACCGACTACGACAACCGTACCTTGTCTTTCGCCAAGGATTATTCTTCTAAGCTGTTGGCTATCGACGTAAACTTGGATACGACGGAGATGCTGGACGTAGCTTGGGGATTGTTCGCTAGATATTTCAGCCCGGAGGAGGTAAATATCAAACAAGGATTGGTTGATAAGTACTGGAAGTAA
- a CDS encoding V-type ATP synthase subunit D produces the protein MAIKFQYNKTSLQQLEKQLKMRERSLPTIKSKESALRIEVKRTKDEVNKLELQLEREIQSYENMVALWNEFNPELISVKDVTLSTKKIAGVIVPLLDEIKFEIGHYSLFNAPAWYTDGIELLKKLARTGIEAEFSGMKLELLEHARKKTTQKVNLFEKVQIPGYKDAIRKVKRFMEDEESLSKSSQKIMRANQEKRKAKEEKEEAEV, from the coding sequence ATGGCAATAAAGTTTCAATATAATAAAACCTCTCTTCAGCAATTGGAAAAGCAACTGAAGATGCGTGAACGCTCCCTGCCTACGATCAAGAGCAAGGAGAGCGCCCTGCGTATCGAGGTGAAGCGGACCAAGGACGAAGTGAATAAATTGGAACTTCAGCTAGAACGAGAGATTCAGAGTTACGAGAATATGGTGGCTTTGTGGAACGAGTTCAATCCGGAGCTGATCTCCGTGAAGGACGTGACGCTTTCCACGAAGAAGATCGCCGGCGTGATCGTCCCGTTATTGGACGAGATCAAGTTCGAGATCGGACACTATAGTCTCTTTAATGCCCCCGCATGGTATACAGATGGTATCGAGTTGCTGAAAAAGCTGGCTCGTACCGGTATCGAGGCGGAGTTCTCGGGCATGAAGCTGGAGTTGTTGGAGCATGCTAGGAAAAAGACCACTCAGAAGGTGAACCTGTTTGAGAAGGTACAGATTCCGGGTTATAAGGATGCGATCCGTAAGGTGAAACGGTTTATGGAAGACGAGGAGAGTCTTTCTAAGTCCTCACAGAAGATCATGAGAGCCAATCAGGAGAAACGTAAGGCAAAAGAAGAAAAAGAGGAGGCCGAGGTATGA
- a CDS encoding DUF2764 domain-containing protein, translating into MSKYYYLISGLPNIALDDSKLAYSVCEFRTEIEDMLSSKDKKLIDLFYLKYDNINLLAHAKRPDSDPDQRGRITYDEFNTLYKALKDEEKIPKNDNLPPYFVQFFKLYLAEEAKDTKSEKEYISWEDRLAALYYEYAMKCGNKFVADWFELNLNINNVLTAITCRKYGFDKANYIVGHNEIAENIRTSNARDFGLGDSVEYLPELQRIAEETDLIVREKKIDLLKWKWLDDNTFFKTFDIESVFAYLLKLEMIERWVTLDKARGEKTFRELVGAMKMGSENALEEFKRNNIK; encoded by the coding sequence ATGAGTAAGTATTACTACTTAATCTCCGGACTTCCTAACATAGCGTTGGATGATAGTAAACTAGCCTATTCGGTCTGTGAGTTCCGGACGGAAATAGAGGATATGCTATCTTCTAAGGATAAAAAGCTGATTGATTTATTTTATTTGAAATATGATAATATAAATCTGCTGGCTCACGCTAAAAGACCGGACTCCGATCCGGATCAAAGAGGAAGAATAACGTATGATGAGTTCAATACTTTATATAAAGCGTTGAAGGATGAGGAAAAAATTCCCAAAAATGATAATCTCCCGCCTTATTTCGTGCAATTCTTTAAACTGTATCTAGCCGAAGAGGCTAAGGACACCAAAAGCGAGAAAGAATATATATCATGGGAAGACCGCTTGGCTGCGTTATATTATGAATATGCCATGAAATGTGGGAATAAGTTCGTGGCTGATTGGTTCGAGCTTAACCTGAATATCAACAATGTTCTTACTGCGATCACTTGCCGTAAATATGGATTTGATAAGGCCAATTATATCGTGGGGCATAATGAGATAGCAGAAAATATCCGTACGTCGAACGCCCGTGATTTCGGCTTGGGCGATTCCGTGGAATATTTGCCCGAGTTACAACGCATCGCCGAAGAGACCGATCTGATCGTTCGTGAGAAGAAAATCGATCTTTTGAAATGGAAATGGCTGGACGATAATACCTTCTTCAAGACGTTCGACATAGAGAGTGTATTCGCTTATTTATTGAAATTGGAGATGATAGAGCGCTGGGTAACCTTGGATAAGGCGAGAGGCGAGAAGACTTTCCGTGAATTGGTAGGCGCCATGAAGATGGGTAGTGAGAATGCGTTGGAAGAATTTAAAAGAAACAATATAAAATAA
- a CDS encoding M56 family metallopeptidase, with the protein MGIFFVYILKSSVCLTIFYLFYKLLLSRDTFHRFNRIALLSLIMLSVIIPFCEITLEEATAIQRPVMDLENLLAAVSMRTSAESASQPVWLRVMVIAYIIGGILTLCQFAYSFYALFRLMRQGTPKLVDGIHLILTDQPVVPFSWMRTIVISRKDFEESGIEIMTHEMAHIKARHSIDLLISEICILFHWFNPSVWLLRQELQNIHEYEADESVLNQGVDAKRYQLLLIKKAVGAQRFTSMANSFNHSSLKKRIAMMLKQKSSPWARLKYLYVLPLAALTVVAFARPEISHELEKISSVKISEIIPVQEKKEPKRNVEVETLARDSVVSEKDMQAIQEKVSAVMEKYQPEIDKAVEEAVKAANIDEIVSAEMAKHQAEIDKAVQAAIEAAKINETIAAEMEKIQPEINRAIEEAMKAIDINEKAAKEASKEKSSFSGIVYIDGMESSKERMDNLNPDRIASMNVYKGNEAIAKFGEKGRNGVIEIKLKK; encoded by the coding sequence ATGGGAATCTTCTTTGTATATATCCTTAAATCATCCGTGTGCTTGACGATATTTTATCTGTTTTATAAGCTATTGTTGAGCCGTGATACCTTCCATCGTTTCAACCGGATCGCTTTATTAAGCTTGATCATGCTTTCTGTTATCATCCCATTTTGTGAGATTACTTTGGAGGAAGCGACGGCCATTCAGCGTCCGGTCATGGATTTGGAGAATTTGCTAGCGGCGGTTTCCATGAGAACGTCGGCAGAATCCGCTAGCCAACCTGTATGGTTACGAGTTATGGTGATAGCCTATATAATTGGAGGGATATTAACGCTTTGTCAATTCGCATATTCATTTTATGCCTTGTTTCGGTTGATGAGACAAGGTACACCGAAGCTGGTGGACGGAATCCATCTGATTCTTACGGACCAACCAGTCGTCCCGTTCAGTTGGATGCGAACGATCGTAATAAGCCGGAAGGATTTTGAGGAAAGTGGGATAGAGATCATGACGCATGAGATGGCGCATATAAAAGCCCGTCATTCCATTGATCTGCTGATCTCCGAGATTTGTATCCTGTTCCATTGGTTCAACCCATCTGTCTGGTTGTTGAGGCAGGAATTACAAAATATCCATGAATACGAGGCCGACGAGAGCGTATTAAATCAAGGCGTCGACGCAAAAAGATATCAATTATTATTAATCAAAAAAGCTGTTGGTGCACAGCGCTTCACTTCTATGGCCAACAGCTTTAATCACAGTTCACTTAAAAAGCGAATAGCTATGATGTTAAAACAAAAATCAAGTCCATGGGCACGGTTGAAGTATCTGTATGTACTCCCGTTGGCAGCCTTAACGGTGGTAGCCTTTGCCCGTCCGGAAATCTCTCACGAATTGGAGAAGATTTCGAGTGTCAAAATTAGCGAAATTATTCCGGTTCAGGAAAAAAAAGAGCCTAAAAGAAATGTAGAAGTTGAGACCCTCGCAAGGGATTCGGTCGTTTCTGAAAAAGATATGCAAGCGATACAGGAAAAGGTCTCGGCCGTGATGGAGAAATACCAGCCGGAGATTGACAAGGCGGTTGAAGAGGCAGTGAAAGCGGCGAATATCGACGAGATCGTTTCTGCGGAAATGGCGAAACACCAGGCTGAGATCGACAAGGCTGTGCAAGCGGCGATAGAGGCCGCCAAGATAAATGAGACTATCGCCGCCGAGATGGAGAAGATTCAACCGGAGATCAACCGAGCCATAGAGGAGGCCATGAAAGCCATAGACATCAATGAGAAGGCTGCTAAGGAGGCATCAAAGGAAAAGTCCTCTTTCTCCGGTATTGTCTACATCGATGGGATGGAATCTTCTAAAGAGAGGATGGACAATTTGAATCCCGATCGTATTGCGTCTATGAATGTGTACAAAGGAAACGAGGCGATCGCTAAATTCGGAGAGAAAGGTCGTAATGGCGTTATCGAGATAAAATTGAAGAAATGA
- a CDS encoding V-type ATP synthase subunit A has translation MATKGIVKGIVSNLVTVEVDGPVSQNEICYISVGGVKLMSEVIKVIGKNAFVQVFESTRGMRVGDEAEFQGHMLEVTLGPGMLSRNYDGLQNDLDKMEGVFLKRGDYTFALDNDKKWDFKPLAKAGDTVSAGDWLGEVDENFQPHKIMVPFKFEGSYTVKSVVPAGQYTINDTMAVLTDENGTDVNVTMIQKWPVKKAITCYKEKPRPFKLLETGVRTIDTVNPIVEGGTGFIPGPFGTGKTVLQHAISKQAEADIVIIAACGERANEVVEVFTEFPELVDPHTGRKLMERTIIIANTSNMPVAAREASVYTAMTIAEYYRSMGLKVLLMADSTSRWAQALREMSNRLEELPGPDAFPMDLSAIVANFYARAGFVHLNNNATGSVTFIGTVSPAGGNLKEPVTENTKKVARCFYALEQERADRKRYPAVNPIESYSKYIEYPEFQEYIAKHISPEWIEKVNEIKTRMLRGKEISEQINILGDDGVPVEYHVTFWKSELIDFVILQQDAFDAIDAVTPLRRQEFMLDRVVNVCRSEFKFDNFLEVMDYFKKMINIFKQMNYSEYESDQFKKFNTELDELLKERIEN, from the coding sequence ATGGCTACGAAAGGAATTGTAAAAGGAATCGTATCCAACCTAGTAACCGTAGAGGTGGATGGTCCGGTTTCTCAGAATGAGATCTGTTACATTTCTGTCGGAGGCGTGAAGCTGATGTCGGAAGTAATCAAGGTGATAGGTAAGAATGCCTTTGTACAAGTATTTGAGAGCACACGTGGTATGCGTGTCGGCGACGAGGCTGAATTCCAAGGGCATATGTTGGAAGTTACGCTGGGTCCGGGTATGTTGTCCCGCAACTATGACGGTTTGCAGAATGACTTGGACAAGATGGAAGGTGTATTCTTGAAACGTGGCGATTATACGTTTGCGTTGGACAATGATAAGAAGTGGGATTTCAAGCCTCTGGCTAAAGCGGGCGATACCGTGAGCGCCGGTGATTGGCTGGGAGAGGTGGACGAGAATTTCCAACCTCATAAGATTATGGTCCCCTTTAAGTTCGAGGGATCTTATACTGTGAAATCGGTGGTTCCAGCCGGACAATATACCATCAATGATACGATGGCTGTCCTTACGGACGAAAATGGCACGGACGTAAACGTGACGATGATCCAGAAATGGCCAGTAAAGAAAGCTATCACTTGTTATAAGGAAAAGCCCCGTCCATTCAAATTGCTGGAGACGGGCGTTCGTACGATCGATACCGTGAACCCGATCGTTGAGGGTGGTACCGGATTTATCCCCGGTCCGTTCGGTACGGGCAAGACGGTGCTTCAGCACGCTATCTCTAAACAAGCGGAAGCGGATATCGTGATTATCGCCGCCTGCGGTGAGCGTGCGAATGAGGTCGTAGAGGTATTTACGGAGTTCCCGGAATTGGTAGACCCGCATACGGGACGTAAATTGATGGAACGTACGATCATTATCGCCAATACATCCAACATGCCGGTAGCCGCTCGTGAGGCATCCGTATATACGGCGATGACCATCGCCGAGTATTATCGCAGCATGGGTTTGAAGGTTCTGTTGATGGCCGACTCTACTTCCCGCTGGGCACAGGCTTTGCGTGAGATGTCCAACCGTTTGGAGGAGTTGCCGGGACCGGATGCTTTCCCGATGGACTTGTCCGCTATCGTGGCGAACTTCTACGCTCGTGCGGGATTCGTTCATTTGAATAACAACGCTACAGGCTCCGTCACTTTCATCGGTACGGTATCGCCGGCCGGTGGAAACTTGAAGGAGCCAGTGACCGAGAATACGAAGAAGGTGGCCCGTTGTTTCTATGCCTTGGAGCAGGAGCGTGCCGACCGTAAACGTTATCCGGCCGTAAACCCGATCGAGAGTTATTCCAAGTATATCGAGTATCCAGAGTTTCAGGAATACATCGCTAAACATATCTCCCCGGAATGGATCGAGAAAGTAAACGAGATCAAGACCCGTATGTTGCGTGGTAAGGAGATCTCCGAGCAAATCAATATCTTGGGTGATGATGGTGTGCCTGTCGAGTATCACGTTACATTCTGGAAGTCCGAGTTGATCGACTTCGTGATCTTGCAACAGGATGCTTTCGATGCCATCGATGCGGTTACTCCGTTGCGACGTCAGGAATTCATGCTGGATAGAGTCGTAAATGTTTGCCGTTCAGAGTTTAAGTTTGATAACTTCCTTGAGGTTATGGACTACTTTAAGAAGATGATCAACATCTTTAAGCAGATGAACTATTCGGAATATGAGAGTGACCAATTCAAGAAGTTTAATACGGAACTGGATGAACTTTTGAAGGAGAGAATCGAAAATTAA